The following are from one region of the Gryllotalpicola protaetiae genome:
- a CDS encoding FAD binding domain-containing protein: protein MDLTQLASVRTPRSRDELALAPGEVFLGGGTWLYSEPQPGVTGVVDLMTMGWVPLERRRDGGLRVAATCTLEQLNAIRPELGGTASPVFAQAVRSLLAGAKVWRTATVGGNLCFSAPASPIPALAAVLDASIKVWGPGGKRRIAAADFVTGAGLNALEPGELVRAVDIPAAALEARVAWRRIALAPLGRAGVFVAGRREASDLAVVVAGARARPGVLRFERMPEPGELAGAVDALGDWYADPHGSAAWRRAMAVRLAGEVRDELEGAA, encoded by the coding sequence ATGGACCTGACCCAACTCGCCTCGGTGCGCACGCCGCGCAGCCGCGACGAGCTGGCGCTCGCCCCCGGCGAGGTGTTCCTCGGCGGCGGCACCTGGCTGTACAGCGAGCCGCAGCCCGGCGTCACCGGCGTCGTGGACCTCATGACGATGGGCTGGGTGCCGCTCGAGCGCCGGCGCGACGGCGGTCTGCGCGTCGCCGCGACCTGCACACTCGAACAGCTGAACGCGATCAGGCCCGAGCTAGGCGGCACCGCCAGCCCGGTCTTCGCGCAGGCGGTGCGCTCGCTGCTCGCGGGCGCCAAGGTGTGGCGCACGGCGACCGTCGGCGGCAACCTGTGCTTCTCCGCGCCCGCGAGCCCGATCCCCGCCCTCGCCGCGGTGCTCGACGCCTCGATCAAGGTGTGGGGGCCGGGCGGGAAGCGCCGCATCGCCGCGGCGGACTTCGTGACAGGGGCCGGGCTCAACGCGCTCGAGCCGGGCGAGCTCGTGCGCGCCGTCGACATTCCCGCCGCCGCCCTCGAGGCTCGCGTGGCGTGGCGCAGGATCGCGCTGGCTCCCCTGGGGCGCGCGGGCGTGTTCGTGGCCGGCCGGCGAGAGGCATCCGACCTCGCCGTCGTCGTGGCAGGCGCACGCGCGCGACCCGGTGTGCTGAGATTCGAGCGGATGCCTGAGCCGGGCGAGCTGGCGGGTGCCGTCGACGCCCTCGGCGACTGGTACGCCGACCCGCACGGCTCGGCGGCATGGCGCCGGGCGATGGCGGTGCGGCTCGCGGGCGAGGTGCGCGACGAGCTGGAGGGGGCCGCGTGA
- a CDS encoding molybdopterin-dependent oxidoreductase, with protein MRFTVNGSPEEYEPQPGQVLRTVLRGLGHYDVKRGCDAGDCGACTVLLDGQAVNSCIIPAHRADGHEVTTAHGLGTSEELAPVQERFVAAGGFQCGYCTAGFVVAASTLGDDELADLPQALKGNLCRCTGYRAIGDAVVGARNTAPAGISNGDAAYGQPIAPPAARRVVAGEEAYTLDVEPPAGLLHVAVLGSPHAHARVVHLDASRALALPGVRAVLTAADSPTVRFSTARHEHRGDDPDDTVVIDTVMRFRGQRVAAVVAESRRIAEQACTLIEVGYELIPAVYDPDEARRPGAPALHPGRTAGDRVDDASRNLVISFDDGERADEVDAALASAAQRYTGTFETHRVTHIALETPGARGWVDADGRYVIRTSTQVPFLVRAELAHIFGLETEQLRVLTGRVGGGFGGKQELLVEDLVLLAMLKTGAPVEYELTRADTLTVTPTRHPMRLTVSIAADADGRFTALDLDVLADAGAYGNHTRGVLHHAVTESTELYRWGAKRVHVEGVYTNNVPSGAFRGYGLGQVMFAIESAIDELALRLGVAPAELRRRNMITADDGFGGGVQGDLEIGSYGLDQCLDWVEEQLELSAAASWEPRGLPLAPVSRPAGPEWAEGTGLALAMIATLPPRGHFAEAAVSVEASGRYLVSVGTSEFGNGTTTAHVQFAATALNTDAARVAIRQSDTDVTGYDTGAFGSAGTVVAGRAVHSAALGLRERLVTAGAELLGVPAASCSLDRDGVIGPGGGRIGFDALVAALAPRTGQVTQKASNDGTPRSVAFNVQGFRVAVSRATGEVRILQSVHAADAGTVINPEQLRGQLEGGVAQAIGSTLYEHLIVRGGVVETPVLRQYHIPQYADLPLTEVFFADTYDLLGPRGAKSMSEAPYNPVAPALANAIRDALGVRPHSTQLTRDAVWALARGEDS; from the coding sequence GTGAGATTCACCGTCAACGGGTCGCCTGAGGAATACGAGCCGCAGCCCGGCCAGGTGCTGCGCACGGTGCTGCGCGGGCTCGGGCACTACGACGTCAAGCGCGGCTGCGACGCGGGCGACTGCGGGGCGTGCACCGTGCTGCTCGACGGGCAGGCGGTGAACTCGTGCATCATCCCGGCGCATCGCGCAGACGGGCACGAGGTGACGACGGCGCACGGTCTCGGGACTTCCGAGGAGCTCGCCCCGGTGCAGGAGCGGTTCGTCGCAGCGGGGGGCTTCCAGTGCGGGTACTGCACGGCCGGGTTCGTGGTCGCCGCGTCGACCCTCGGCGACGACGAGCTCGCCGATCTGCCCCAGGCCCTCAAGGGCAACCTCTGCCGGTGCACGGGGTACCGTGCGATCGGCGACGCGGTCGTCGGCGCGCGGAACACCGCCCCCGCGGGCATCAGCAACGGCGACGCGGCCTATGGCCAGCCGATCGCGCCGCCCGCTGCGCGGCGCGTGGTCGCTGGGGAGGAGGCCTACACGCTCGATGTCGAGCCGCCCGCAGGCCTGCTGCATGTCGCCGTGCTCGGCAGCCCGCACGCGCACGCACGGGTCGTGCACCTCGATGCGTCGCGCGCGCTCGCACTTCCCGGTGTGCGCGCCGTGCTGACGGCCGCAGACTCGCCGACCGTGCGGTTCTCGACGGCGCGGCACGAGCACCGCGGGGACGATCCGGACGACACGGTCGTCATCGACACCGTCATGCGCTTCCGCGGGCAGCGCGTCGCCGCGGTCGTGGCTGAGTCGCGGCGCATCGCCGAGCAGGCGTGCACGCTGATCGAGGTCGGGTACGAGCTGATCCCCGCGGTGTACGACCCCGACGAAGCGCGGCGGCCAGGCGCGCCCGCGCTGCACCCGGGGCGCACGGCCGGCGATCGCGTCGACGACGCCTCGCGGAACCTCGTGATCAGCTTCGACGACGGTGAGCGCGCCGACGAGGTGGATGCGGCGCTGGCATCCGCCGCGCAGCGGTACACCGGCACCTTCGAGACGCACCGCGTCACCCACATCGCGCTCGAGACGCCGGGCGCGCGCGGCTGGGTCGACGCCGACGGGCGATATGTGATCCGCACCAGCACGCAGGTGCCATTCCTCGTGCGCGCGGAGCTCGCGCACATCTTCGGGCTCGAGACCGAGCAGCTGCGCGTGCTCACCGGCCGGGTCGGCGGCGGCTTCGGCGGCAAGCAGGAGCTCCTCGTCGAAGACCTCGTGCTGCTCGCGATGCTGAAGACGGGCGCGCCCGTCGAGTACGAGCTGACGCGCGCCGACACGCTCACGGTCACCCCGACCCGGCACCCGATGCGGCTCACCGTCTCGATCGCCGCCGACGCCGACGGGCGCTTCACCGCCCTCGATCTCGATGTGCTCGCGGACGCCGGCGCATACGGCAACCACACCCGCGGGGTGCTGCATCACGCCGTCACCGAGTCGACCGAGCTGTACCGCTGGGGCGCGAAACGCGTGCACGTCGAGGGCGTCTACACCAACAACGTGCCGTCAGGGGCGTTCCGCGGCTATGGGCTCGGGCAAGTGATGTTCGCGATCGAGTCGGCGATCGACGAGCTCGCGCTGCGGCTCGGCGTGGCGCCAGCCGAGCTGCGGCGACGCAACATGATCACCGCCGACGACGGGTTCGGCGGCGGGGTGCAGGGCGATCTCGAGATCGGCAGCTACGGCCTCGACCAGTGCCTCGACTGGGTCGAGGAGCAGCTGGAGCTGAGCGCTGCGGCGTCGTGGGAGCCGCGCGGGCTGCCGCTCGCGCCCGTGTCGCGGCCGGCCGGGCCCGAGTGGGCGGAGGGCACGGGGCTCGCTCTCGCGATGATCGCGACGCTGCCGCCGCGGGGGCACTTCGCCGAGGCAGCCGTCTCTGTTGAGGCCTCTGGCCGCTATCTCGTGTCCGTCGGCACGAGCGAGTTCGGCAACGGCACGACGACTGCGCACGTGCAGTTCGCCGCAACGGCGTTGAACACGGATGCCGCACGGGTCGCCATTCGGCAGTCGGACACCGACGTGACCGGCTACGACACCGGCGCCTTCGGGTCGGCGGGAACGGTGGTGGCCGGTCGGGCCGTGCACTCGGCGGCGCTCGGTCTGCGCGAGCGGCTCGTCACGGCCGGGGCCGAGCTGCTCGGAGTGCCCGCCGCATCATGCTCACTCGATCGCGACGGGGTCATCGGGCCAGGCGGCGGGCGGATCGGGTTCGACGCGCTCGTCGCCGCACTCGCGCCGCGCACCGGGCAGGTCACCCAGAAGGCGAGCAACGATGGCACCCCGCGCTCGGTCGCGTTCAATGTGCAGGGCTTCCGCGTGGCTGTGTCGCGGGCGACCGGCGAGGTGCGGATCCTGCAATCCGTCCACGCCGCAGACGCCGGCACCGTGATCAACCCCGAGCAGCTGCGCGGGCAGCTCGAGGGCGGGGTCGCGCAGGCGATCGGCTCGACGCTGTACGAGCACCTGATCGTGCGGGGCGGCGTCGTCGAGACGCCGGTGCTGCGGCAGTACCACATTCCGCAGTACGCGGACCTTCCGCTGACCGAGGTGTTCTTCGCCGACACCTACGACCTGCTCGGGCCGCGCGGGGCGAAGTCGATGAGCGAGGCCCCATACAACCCGGTCGCCCCCGCGCTCGCGAATGCCATACGGGATGCGCTCGGGGTACGGCCGCACTCGACGCAGCTGACTCGGGATGCTGTGTGGGCGCTCGCGCGCGGCGAGGATTCGTAG
- the allB gene encoding allantoinase AllB, with protein sequence MAEFDTVIRGRIVTPDGEREASVAISNGLIAGIFEADAALDARADLVLADDEVLLPGLVDTHVHADEPGRTEWEGFASATAAAAAGGVTTVIDMPLNSIPPTTTVAALRAKQAAARDQVRVDVGFWGGAVPDNLGTGELRALHDAGAFGFKCFLAETGVDEFRHLDQEQLEQAARELAAFDGLLLVHAEDAGHLHDHAGGGDYADYLSSRPDVAETAAVARVIDVARRTGLRAHIVHVSSAEVLPLLRAAKSDGVRITAETCPHYLTLAADEIDDGDTSFKCAPPIRERANQDALWAALADGTLDLVVSDHSPSTIELKTRGHDFGQAWGGIAGLQLGLPAVWTAARDRGVPLADVVRWMSANTAAFAGLADRGGIAPGIRADLVVFAPEAEFTVDAAALKHKNPITAYQGRALRGEVRTTWLRGEPIGDDHPAGELIARKDD encoded by the coding sequence ATGGCCGAGTTCGACACCGTGATCAGGGGCCGCATCGTGACGCCCGATGGGGAGCGCGAAGCATCCGTCGCGATCTCGAATGGGCTGATCGCGGGCATTTTCGAGGCGGATGCCGCACTCGACGCCCGCGCCGACCTGGTCCTTGCTGACGACGAGGTGCTGCTGCCCGGCCTCGTCGACACACACGTGCACGCGGACGAGCCCGGTCGCACCGAGTGGGAGGGCTTCGCGAGCGCCACGGCCGCCGCGGCCGCAGGCGGCGTGACCACGGTCATCGACATGCCGCTGAACTCGATCCCGCCGACGACGACCGTCGCCGCGCTGCGCGCCAAGCAGGCTGCCGCGCGCGATCAGGTGCGCGTCGACGTCGGCTTCTGGGGCGGTGCGGTACCCGACAATCTCGGCACGGGCGAGCTCCGGGCCCTGCACGACGCGGGCGCATTCGGCTTCAAGTGCTTCCTCGCTGAGACCGGCGTCGACGAGTTCCGGCACCTCGATCAGGAGCAGCTCGAGCAGGCAGCCCGCGAGCTCGCCGCGTTCGACGGCCTGCTGCTCGTGCACGCCGAAGACGCCGGCCACCTGCACGACCACGCCGGCGGCGGGGACTACGCCGACTACCTCTCGTCACGCCCCGACGTGGCAGAGACCGCAGCCGTCGCCCGGGTCATCGACGTCGCCCGGCGCACCGGGCTGCGCGCCCACATCGTGCATGTCTCGAGCGCCGAGGTGCTGCCGCTGCTGCGCGCGGCGAAGTCCGACGGCGTGCGCATCACCGCAGAGACCTGCCCGCACTACCTGACGCTGGCCGCCGACGAGATCGACGACGGCGACACGAGCTTCAAGTGCGCGCCGCCCATCCGCGAGCGCGCCAACCAGGACGCACTGTGGGCGGCATTGGCCGATGGGACGCTGGATCTCGTCGTGAGCGACCATTCGCCCTCGACGATCGAGCTCAAGACCCGCGGCCATGACTTCGGTCAGGCCTGGGGAGGCATCGCAGGGCTGCAACTCGGGCTGCCCGCCGTGTGGACCGCCGCGCGCGACCGCGGCGTTCCCCTCGCCGACGTCGTGCGCTGGATGTCGGCCAACACGGCCGCGTTCGCCGGCCTCGCCGACCGGGGCGGCATCGCGCCGGGCATCCGCGCCGATCTCGTCGTGTTCGCGCCCGAGGCGGAGTTCACCGTCGACGCGGCGGCGCTCAAGCACAAGAATCCGATCACCGCCTACCAGGGCCGCGCCCTGCGCGGCGAGGTGCGCACCACCTGGCTGCGCGGCGAACCGATCGGCGACGACCACCCCGCGGGCGAACTGATCGCCAGGAAGGACGACTGA
- the pucL gene encoding factor-independent urate hydroxylase produces MYTLSANQYGKGEIHLVRIYRDTPRHEIRDLTVTTALRGDFADAYLSGDQSKVLPTDTQKNTAFAFAKTHGEGAVEDYAIALGRHFVDSDPYATAADIDVLVDAWDRVVIDGAEHDHTWVKRGPERRTVRVVATGTGAEQTVEVTGGVVDLVILKSTGSEFHGFHKDEYTTLGETDDRILATSLDVTWRFSAVPADWDAAFVTIRTALVSTFATWHSLALQQTLWQMGQAALDAVPEIAEVKLTAPNKHHFLYDFTRFTVAQPIPNDNEVFHADDRPYGLIEATVSRA; encoded by the coding sequence ATGTACACCCTCAGCGCGAACCAGTACGGCAAGGGCGAGATCCACCTCGTGCGCATCTACCGCGACACCCCGCGGCACGAGATCAGGGACCTCACGGTCACGACGGCGCTGCGCGGCGACTTCGCGGATGCCTATCTGAGCGGCGACCAGTCGAAGGTGCTGCCCACCGACACGCAGAAGAACACGGCATTCGCCTTCGCGAAGACGCACGGCGAGGGCGCGGTCGAGGACTACGCGATCGCGCTCGGCCGACACTTCGTCGACTCCGACCCGTACGCGACCGCTGCCGACATCGACGTGCTCGTCGACGCGTGGGACCGGGTGGTGATCGACGGCGCGGAGCACGACCACACGTGGGTCAAGCGCGGGCCCGAGCGGCGCACGGTGCGCGTCGTCGCAACCGGCACGGGCGCCGAGCAGACCGTCGAGGTGACCGGCGGGGTCGTCGACCTGGTGATCCTCAAGTCCACCGGCAGCGAGTTCCACGGCTTCCACAAGGACGAGTACACGACGCTCGGCGAGACCGACGACCGCATTCTGGCGACGTCCCTCGACGTGACCTGGCGCTTCAGCGCCGTTCCGGCCGACTGGGATGCGGCGTTCGTCACGATCCGCACCGCGCTCGTCTCGACCTTCGCCACCTGGCACTCGCTCGCCCTGCAGCAGACGCTGTGGCAGATGGGGCAGGCGGCACTCGACGCGGTGCCCGAGATCGCCGAGGTGAAGCTCACGGCGCCCAACAAGCACCACTTCCTCTATGACTTCACCCGCTTCACGGTCGCGCAGCCGATTCCGAACGACAACGAGGTGTTCCACGCCGACGACCGGCCGTACGGATTGATCGAGGCGACGGTGAGCCGGGCATGA
- a CDS encoding nucleoside deaminase encodes MSTDSAAALHHADDLRWLSAAVRLAEQNVRDGGGPFGAIIVKDGQQLSTGQNRVTRDNDPTAHAEVEAIRAAGRALGTFLLAGTTLYTSCEPCPLCISAALWGRVDRIVFAANKMDAAAAGFDDHEFYELLAQPRDGWTLPVVQELRTADAAEPFELWNRNDGKVAY; translated from the coding sequence ATGAGCACGGATTCCGCAGCCGCGCTGCACCACGCAGACGACCTGCGCTGGCTGAGCGCCGCCGTGCGTCTGGCCGAGCAGAACGTGCGTGACGGCGGCGGCCCGTTCGGCGCGATCATCGTGAAGGACGGCCAGCAGCTCTCGACCGGTCAGAACCGGGTCACGCGCGACAACGACCCGACCGCGCATGCCGAGGTCGAGGCCATCCGCGCGGCGGGCCGCGCGCTCGGCACCTTCCTGCTCGCGGGCACGACGCTGTACACCTCGTGCGAGCCGTGCCCGCTGTGCATCTCGGCCGCACTGTGGGGTCGCGTCGACCGCATCGTGTTCGCCGCCAACAAGATGGATGCCGCGGCCGCCGGCTTCGACGACCACGAGTTCTACGAGCTGCTCGCGCAGCCGCGCGACGGCTGGACGCTGCCCGTGGTGCAGGAGCTGCGCACCGCAGACGCCGCCGAGCCGTTCGAGCTGTGGAACCGCAACGACGGGAAGGTCGCGTACTAG
- the uraH gene encoding hydroxyisourate hydrolase: protein MAGNPITADELRPVLPDALGVARWVDEMVAGAPYGDVDLLVEHARAVATPLSAAELDEALAGHPRIGEQGDRMSQAEQAAPDADDAELAVRIAEGNWEYEQKFGRVFLIRAAGRTRAEILIELRRRLALDAETELATAVEQLRQIMELRLRTFFSAVALPTASDRSHITTHVLDTARGRPAPRVPVRLDAFSEGQWHELGRGITDEDGRIAQLGPAQVPAGRYRVVFDTAAYFATQDLISFFPEVAVDFEVWSVEEHFHIPLLLSPFGYSTYRGS, encoded by the coding sequence ATGGCCGGAAACCCGATCACCGCCGACGAGCTGCGGCCCGTGCTTCCCGACGCGCTCGGCGTCGCGCGCTGGGTCGACGAGATGGTCGCGGGCGCGCCATACGGCGACGTCGACCTGCTCGTCGAGCACGCGCGCGCGGTCGCGACGCCGCTCAGCGCGGCAGAGCTCGATGAGGCGCTCGCCGGCCACCCGCGCATCGGCGAGCAGGGCGATCGGATGTCTCAGGCCGAGCAGGCCGCTCCCGACGCCGACGACGCGGAGCTCGCGGTGCGCATCGCCGAGGGCAACTGGGAGTACGAGCAGAAGTTCGGTCGCGTGTTCCTGATCAGGGCCGCAGGGCGCACGCGCGCCGAGATCCTGATCGAGCTGCGCCGCCGGCTCGCGCTCGATGCCGAGACCGAGCTCGCGACGGCCGTCGAGCAGCTGCGCCAGATCATGGAACTGCGGCTGCGCACCTTCTTCAGCGCGGTGGCGCTGCCGACGGCATCCGACCGCTCGCACATCACCACGCACGTGCTCGACACAGCCCGCGGCCGCCCGGCGCCGCGGGTGCCGGTGCGGCTCGACGCGTTCTCGGAAGGGCAGTGGCACGAGCTCGGCCGCGGCATCACCGACGAGGACGGGCGCATCGCCCAGCTCGGGCCCGCTCAGGTGCCGGCCGGACGCTACCGCGTCGTGTTCGACACGGCGGCGTACTTCGCCACGCAGGACCTGATCTCGTTCTTCCCCGAGGTCGCGGTCGACTTCGAGGTGTGGTCGGTCGAGGAGCACTTCCACATCCCGCTGCTGCTGAGCCCGTTCGGCTACTCGACCTATCGCGGCAGCTAG
- a CDS encoding nucleotidyltransferase family protein, which produces MAITFPSAGVVLAAGAGTRYGVPKALARAADGTPWVQLATEKLLDGGCSQVTVVLGASAAEARELVPRDPRVHTVVESHWTDGMGTSLRAAMRHLEASAPPSVSSAAITLVDLPDLPVAVVKRLLSGVKITSLRQAVFAGRPGHPVIVGRQHWADFSGTLHGDTGGREYLREHGVREIEAGDLWSGRDIDVR; this is translated from the coding sequence ATGGCCATCACCTTCCCCTCCGCCGGAGTCGTGCTCGCCGCAGGCGCGGGCACGCGCTACGGCGTTCCGAAGGCGCTGGCGCGCGCCGCAGACGGTACCCCATGGGTGCAGCTTGCAACAGAGAAGCTGCTCGACGGCGGCTGCTCGCAGGTGACCGTCGTGCTGGGCGCCTCCGCCGCCGAGGCGCGCGAGCTGGTGCCGCGCGACCCGCGTGTGCACACCGTCGTCGAGTCGCATTGGACCGACGGCATGGGCACGTCTCTGCGCGCAGCCATGCGGCACCTCGAAGCATCCGCCCCGCCTTCTGTGTCATCGGCGGCGATCACGCTCGTCGACCTGCCCGACCTGCCCGTCGCTGTCGTGAAGCGCCTGCTCAGCGGGGTGAAGATCACGAGTCTCAGGCAGGCCGTGTTCGCGGGGCGCCCCGGTCACCCCGTCATCGTCGGGCGCCAGCACTGGGCCGACTTCAGCGGCACGCTCCACGGCGACACGGGCGGCCGCGAGTACCTGCGCGAGCACGGCGTGCGCGAGATCGAGGCGGGCGACCTGTGGTCGGGCCGCGACATCGACGTGCGCTGA
- a CDS encoding allantoate amidohydrolase has protein sequence MSAAERIMARADELGAISETDGFLTRTHLSDAHRTAAKLVAGWMREAGLAVSTDAAGNVCGRIEGAAPDLPAVVLGSHIDTVPDAGKYDGPLGVLLAIEAVARLRAEAGALPFALEVVAFSDEEGTRFGSALSGSRAFAGAWDDAWWDYADADGKTLRQASLDYGLDPARIGDAARMPREIVAYLEAHIEQGPYLEQAGLPLAIVSSIAAARRFTIEITGHAGHAGGTPYELRRDALVGASELVVEIERIGQDLEVIATVGRLQAYPGGVNVIPGRVELSLDLRAEFDIDRDDAWARIQETADEIAALRDLEWSATEIYRADAVACDDELMAAVEASIAAAGVDDPLTLWSRAGHDAMAVADVADIGMLFVRNGNQGVSHSPDEIVTVDDVAVALDAFEATVRELAKRRG, from the coding sequence ATGAGCGCGGCCGAGCGCATTATGGCGCGGGCCGACGAGCTCGGGGCCATCAGCGAGACCGACGGATTCCTCACCAGAACGCACCTGAGCGACGCCCACCGCACCGCGGCGAAGCTCGTCGCCGGCTGGATGCGCGAGGCCGGTCTCGCGGTGTCGACGGATGCCGCCGGCAACGTCTGCGGGCGCATCGAGGGCGCCGCACCCGATCTGCCGGCCGTCGTGCTCGGCTCGCACATCGACACCGTGCCCGACGCGGGGAAGTACGACGGGCCGCTGGGCGTGCTGCTCGCGATCGAGGCGGTCGCCCGGCTCCGCGCGGAAGCGGGCGCCCTGCCCTTCGCGCTCGAGGTGGTCGCGTTCAGCGACGAGGAGGGCACCCGCTTCGGCAGCGCCCTCTCGGGCTCGCGCGCGTTCGCCGGCGCGTGGGACGACGCGTGGTGGGACTACGCCGACGCTGACGGGAAGACGCTGCGCCAGGCATCCCTCGACTACGGCCTCGACCCTGCGCGCATCGGCGACGCGGCGCGCATGCCGCGCGAGATCGTCGCCTACCTCGAGGCGCACATCGAGCAGGGGCCGTACCTCGAGCAGGCCGGCCTGCCGCTCGCGATCGTCTCGTCGATCGCCGCGGCGCGCCGCTTCACGATCGAGATCACGGGGCACGCGGGTCACGCGGGGGGCACGCCCTACGAGCTGCGTCGCGACGCGCTCGTCGGCGCCTCTGAGCTCGTCGTCGAGATCGAGCGGATCGGCCAGGACCTCGAGGTGATCGCGACGGTCGGCAGGCTGCAGGCCTATCCGGGCGGCGTCAACGTGATCCCGGGCCGCGTCGAGCTGAGTCTCGATCTGCGGGCCGAGTTCGACATCGACCGCGATGACGCGTGGGCGCGCATCCAGGAGACGGCCGACGAGATCGCCGCGCTGCGCGACCTCGAGTGGTCGGCGACCGAGATCTACCGCGCCGACGCGGTCGCGTGCGACGACGAGCTGATGGCCGCCGTCGAGGCGAGCATCGCGGCCGCCGGGGTCGACGACCCGCTCACCCTGTGGTCGCGGGCGGGCCACGACGCGATGGCGGTCGCCGACGTCGCGGACATCGGCATGCTCTTCGTGCGGAACGGGAACCAGGGCGTGAGCCACAGCCCCGACGAGATCGTCACGGTCGACGATGTGGCGGTCGCGCTCGACGCCTTCGAGGCGACGGTGCGCGAGCTGGCGAAGCGGCGCGGCTGA
- a CDS encoding pyridoxal-phosphate-dependent aminotransferase family protein: protein MGPGPITADPRVLRAMSAALVGQYDPAMTAYMAETQELYRGVFRTANAATLLVDGTSRAGIEAALVSLIEPGDRVLVPIFGRFGFLLQEIAARCGADVHTIEREWGTVFPPEEVIAALDAVQPKLLALVHGDTSTTVAQPLAEIGAACQERGVLFYTDVTASLGGNEFETDAWGVDAATAGLQKCLAGPSGSSPITLSDRAVAVIAARKSIEAGIRDADSQVVAHPIRSNYFDLGQILDYWGEKRLNHHTEATSMLYAARECARLLVEETMSVAVERHALHGGAMAAGLAGLGLELFGDQDHRMNNVIGVFIPAGVEGEAVRGALLADYAIEIGTSFGPLHGRIWRIGVMGYNARRDTVLTTLAALEQVLRRAGAAVPAGGGVDGALAYYGSAE, encoded by the coding sequence ATGGGCCCGGGACCGATCACCGCCGACCCACGGGTGCTGCGCGCGATGTCAGCCGCGCTCGTAGGTCAGTACGACCCGGCGATGACGGCCTACATGGCCGAGACGCAGGAGCTCTACCGGGGCGTCTTCCGCACGGCGAACGCCGCGACGCTGCTCGTCGACGGCACCTCGCGCGCCGGCATCGAGGCCGCTCTCGTCTCGCTCATCGAGCCGGGCGACCGGGTGCTCGTGCCGATCTTCGGCCGCTTCGGCTTCCTGCTGCAGGAGATCGCGGCGCGCTGCGGCGCCGACGTGCACACGATCGAGCGCGAGTGGGGCACGGTCTTCCCGCCTGAGGAGGTCATCGCCGCCCTCGACGCCGTGCAGCCCAAGCTGCTCGCGCTCGTGCACGGCGACACGTCGACGACGGTCGCGCAGCCGCTCGCCGAGATCGGCGCGGCCTGCCAAGAGCGTGGCGTGCTGTTCTACACGGACGTCACGGCATCGCTCGGCGGCAACGAGTTCGAGACGGATGCCTGGGGCGTCGACGCCGCGACGGCCGGCCTGCAGAAGTGCCTCGCCGGCCCGTCCGGCTCCTCGCCGATCACGCTCAGCGACCGCGCCGTCGCGGTGATCGCCGCGCGCAAGAGCATCGAGGCCGGCATCCGCGATGCGGACTCGCAGGTGGTCGCGCACCCCATCCGCTCGAACTACTTCGATCTCGGCCAGATCCTCGACTACTGGGGCGAGAAGCGCCTCAACCACCACACCGAGGCGACCTCGATGCTGTACGCCGCCCGCGAGTGCGCCCGCCTGCTCGTCGAGGAGACCATGAGCGTCGCCGTCGAGCGGCACGCGCTGCACGGCGGGGCGATGGCAGCGGGGCTGGCGGGGCTCGGCCTCGAGCTGTTCGGCGATCAGGACCACCGCATGAACAACGTGATCGGCGTGTTCATTCCGGCTGGGGTCGAGGGCGAGGCGGTGCGCGGCGCGCTGCTCGCCGACTACGCGATCGAGATCGGCACCTCGTTCGGCCCCCTGCACGGGCGCATCTGGCGCATCGGCGTGATGGGCTACAACGCCCGCCGTGACACGGTGCTCACCACCCTCGCCGCGCTCGAGCAGGTGCTGCGGCGCGCGGGCGCCGCGGTGCCCGCGGGCGGCGGGGTCGACGGCGCGCTCGCGTATTACGGGAGCGCCGAATGA